Proteins encoded within one genomic window of Bacillus sp. 1NLA3E:
- a CDS encoding DUF4145 domain-containing protein, translated as MKSSIFNFLGEFSSTLEELALRIEALLWEQPQAAMTQARLFGETLVSMIFEQENMSEVYPLKQVEKINRLFKNDVIHDEIYKKLEYIRKNGNIASHQVTEIDQEVAKQAHRALFELSVWYAEVYVSYTFTAPTYQLPSRNNQDHNNLKQWMDDYIKQTQQRLAEIEGQLEQLKQEKQQHSVVKEKKGSKVPKDLNSVRSTERSVPLERFQSSFEKINFKMRNLTKKAAEFEHEEYKEFVYLLDRATPTVAIHPSLVEQTKMLVEVPNKQVKSTALRRFPKKEEEGKFKSNFGYTYTFQTKSELEVLLVRVVDAIKSRSIYIGENG; from the coding sequence ATGAAATCTAGTATATTTAATTTTCTTGGAGAGTTTTCTAGTACATTAGAAGAGTTAGCATTACGGATTGAGGCACTTTTATGGGAGCAACCACAAGCAGCTATGACTCAAGCGCGCTTGTTTGGTGAAACGCTAGTATCAATGATTTTTGAGCAAGAAAATATGAGTGAAGTGTATCCATTGAAACAGGTGGAAAAGATAAATAGATTGTTTAAAAACGACGTAATTCATGATGAAATTTATAAAAAATTAGAATACATAAGAAAAAACGGAAACATTGCGTCTCATCAAGTTACAGAGATTGATCAAGAAGTTGCAAAACAAGCACACCGGGCACTTTTTGAACTTAGTGTATGGTATGCCGAAGTCTATGTTAGTTATACATTTACTGCTCCCACATACCAGTTACCTTCTCGAAATAATCAAGATCATAATAATTTGAAACAATGGATGGATGATTATATCAAACAGACTCAACAAAGACTTGCTGAAATAGAAGGACAACTGGAGCAGTTAAAGCAAGAAAAACAACAACATTCAGTCGTTAAAGAGAAGAAAGGATCCAAAGTTCCCAAAGATCTTAATTCAGTTAGGTCCACTGAGCGAAGTGTGCCTTTAGAAAGATTTCAATCATCATTTGAAAAAATAAATTTTAAAATGAGAAATCTAACAAAAAAAGCTGCTGAATTTGAACATGAGGAGTATAAAGAATTTGTCTATCTATTAGATAGAGCAACTCCAACAGTAGCTATTCATCCTTCACTGGTTGAGCAAACGAAAATGTTAGTGGAGGTGCCAAACAAACAGGTTAAAAGTACGGCTTTAAGACGTTTCCCTAAAAAAGAAGAGGAAGGCAAATTTAAGTCGAATTTTGGATATACTTATACGTTTCAAACCAAGAGTGAACTAGAAGTTTTACTGGTAAGAGTAGTAGACGCTATAAAGTCTAGAAGTATTTATATAGGTGAAAACGGGTGA
- a CDS encoding SDR family oxidoreductase translates to MNQNQKKSTFPPQHQNKQPGVETEMNPRPTSLIPTYKAGGKLSGKKAIITGGDSGIGKAVALLFAKEGADVAVVYLEEHDDAGETKQLIEAEGRKCLLYPGDIGNEDFCKSTIDKILQEFGSLDILVNNAAEQHPQNSLLNITSAQLEKTFRTNIFSYFYMSKIALPHLKKGASIINTASITAYHGHEQLIDYSATKGAIVSFTRSLALSLAAQGIRVNAVAPGPIWTPLIPSTFTADQVATFGSDTPMGRAGQPYELAPAYVYLASDDSSYVSGQTIHVNGGTIVGG, encoded by the coding sequence ATGAATCAAAATCAAAAGAAGTCAACTTTTCCCCCTCAGCATCAAAACAAGCAGCCTGGAGTTGAAACGGAAATGAATCCCCGTCCAACATCATTAATTCCTACATACAAGGCTGGCGGAAAACTATCTGGTAAAAAGGCGATTATTACAGGAGGAGACAGCGGAATTGGGAAGGCTGTTGCGCTTCTTTTTGCAAAAGAAGGGGCAGATGTTGCCGTTGTCTATTTGGAAGAACATGATGATGCCGGTGAAACGAAACAGCTTATTGAAGCGGAAGGGCGCAAATGCCTGCTGTATCCCGGTGATATTGGCAATGAAGATTTTTGTAAAAGTACCATTGACAAAATACTGCAAGAGTTCGGTAGTCTGGATATTCTTGTTAATAATGCGGCTGAGCAGCATCCACAGAACAGCCTGTTAAATATCACTTCTGCACAATTGGAGAAAACGTTCAGAACTAATATTTTTTCATATTTCTACATGTCCAAAATAGCATTACCACATTTAAAAAAAGGAGCTTCCATCATTAATACAGCCTCGATTACAGCCTACCATGGCCATGAACAGCTAATTGACTATTCGGCAACAAAGGGGGCCATCGTTTCCTTTACTCGTTCACTGGCATTGTCGCTTGCTGCCCAGGGAATCCGGGTAAATGCTGTAGCACCGGGACCGATTTGGACACCATTGATACCATCCACTTTTACAGCAGATCAAGTTGCCACTTTTGGCTCGGACACACCAATGGGAAGAGCAGGACAACCGTATGAGCTGGCACCTGCTTATGTTTATTTGGCCTCGGATGATTCGAGTTACGTAAGTGGACAAACCATCCATGTCAATGGTGGTACCATTGTTGGCGGATAG
- a CDS encoding pentapeptide repeat-containing protein: MFIQRIANEPLEIEVESLRAAILDGLDLHRVMLNEYDLRGTSFRYTNLRGADLSSANLYGCDLTGAYLMVAILERVNLKGANLRNAKLNGADLISSDLSGADLTEADIWKADFSGANLSNANMSCLRINEANFKGAFYNKNTKWPEGFNPERIGAILTVQEDMGITIKIRQEDIPNILKVKGNLSPLKLPSGFKKAKLELDDSRILEFEDISKLFKVINKMFNNEKIQ; the protein is encoded by the coding sequence ATGTTTATTCAAAGAATCGCAAATGAACCCTTAGAAATTGAAGTAGAATCCTTGAGAGCAGCTATATTGGATGGCTTAGATTTGCACAGGGTTATGTTAAATGAATATGATTTAAGGGGCACAAGTTTTAGATATACAAACTTACGAGGAGCTGATTTATCCTCAGCAAATCTATATGGTTGCGATTTAACGGGAGCTTATCTAATGGTTGCGATATTAGAAAGGGTTAATTTAAAAGGTGCCAATCTGAGGAATGCAAAATTAAATGGTGCTGATTTAATTTCTTCGGACCTGTCAGGGGCTGATTTAACAGAAGCAGACATCTGGAAGGCAGATTTTAGTGGAGCAAATTTGTCTAACGCTAACATGAGTTGCTTAAGAATTAACGAAGCGAATTTCAAAGGAGCGTTTTATAATAAAAATACAAAATGGCCAGAGGGTTTTAATCCAGAAAGGATAGGTGCAATCCTAACCGTTCAGGAAGATATGGGGATTACAATCAAAATTAGACAAGAAGATATTCCGAATATTTTAAAGGTAAAGGGTAACTTGAGTCCTTTAAAACTTCCTAGTGGTTTTAAAAAGGCAAAATTAGAATTGGATGATTCTCGTATCTTAGAATTTGAAGATATATCAAAATTATTTAAGGTAATAAACAAGATGTTTAATAATGAAAAGATACAATAG
- a CDS encoding M3 family oligoendopeptidase: MKYQDTWDLDAIFPGGTKSPELQTKLQTIQQEIQEYQTLIQEWNFEASKSAEPLKAILAKQETVGKGLGQAGTFVHMYHDAYMNDEHANVVMGQVMDLSGEVEKLSTTFTKKLVAVADEDWQKLLQDHELQGISFSLNEIRDKGKRLLSEEEEKILTELNKDGLTAWSRLYGTTVSIMTIPFSDKEGNTTDYSVGQAMNRMYADPDPEVRKQLFENWEAAWTKFAPIFADTLNHLDGYRLTLQKAHSREHYLEEPLEYNRMSKETLDAMWTAVANRKQPFIDFLNQKAKILGMEKLGWQDVDAPVAFGEMEPPSFTYDEACDFIIENFATFGAEISAFAKHALENRWVEAEDRPNKRPGGYCTGLPEFEESRIFMTFTGSPSDASTLAHELGHAFHSHVMRDLPTLNRRYAMNVAETASTFAETIIGNATVAKAKTKEEKITLLNAKMGNAVAMFLNIHARFLFEDKLYEERSKGIVSEQRLNELMVNAQKEAYCDSLSSYHPHFWCSKLHFFIDDVPFYNFPYTFGFLFSLGIYAESLKNPEGFERKYIALLRDTGSMKVEDLAMKHLGVDLTKPGFWEAGIKLMESDAVEFIQLTNERLS, from the coding sequence ATGAAATATCAAGATACTTGGGATTTAGATGCCATTTTCCCCGGAGGTACGAAATCACCGGAATTACAAACAAAATTACAAACTATTCAGCAGGAAATCCAAGAATATCAAACCTTAATTCAGGAGTGGAACTTTGAAGCATCCAAGTCTGCGGAACCATTAAAGGCTATTTTAGCGAAACAAGAAACGGTTGGAAAAGGTTTAGGTCAAGCGGGAACCTTTGTACATATGTATCATGATGCCTACATGAATGATGAACATGCGAATGTTGTAATGGGTCAAGTTATGGACTTGTCAGGTGAGGTGGAAAAACTCTCTACTACATTTACCAAAAAACTGGTTGCAGTTGCTGATGAAGACTGGCAAAAGCTATTACAAGATCACGAATTACAAGGAATTTCCTTTTCCTTAAATGAAATACGTGATAAAGGGAAACGACTGTTATCGGAGGAAGAAGAGAAAATCCTTACAGAGTTAAATAAAGATGGTCTAACGGCCTGGAGTCGATTATATGGTACCACGGTATCGATTATGACGATCCCATTTTCAGATAAAGAGGGAAATACAACGGACTATTCTGTTGGTCAGGCGATGAACCGGATGTATGCAGATCCCGACCCTGAGGTCAGAAAACAGCTTTTTGAGAATTGGGAAGCAGCCTGGACCAAATTTGCACCTATTTTTGCTGATACGTTGAATCATTTAGATGGCTACCGGCTTACGCTGCAAAAAGCTCACAGCCGGGAACACTACCTTGAGGAGCCATTAGAGTATAACCGTATGTCTAAAGAAACGCTCGATGCGATGTGGACAGCGGTCGCTAACCGTAAACAACCTTTCATTGATTTTTTAAATCAAAAGGCAAAAATTCTGGGAATGGAAAAATTAGGCTGGCAGGATGTCGACGCTCCTGTTGCGTTTGGAGAAATGGAGCCACCGAGTTTTACCTATGATGAAGCCTGTGATTTTATCATTGAAAACTTTGCCACTTTTGGAGCTGAAATATCAGCCTTTGCCAAACATGCCTTAGAGAATCGCTGGGTGGAGGCGGAGGATCGTCCAAATAAGCGACCAGGCGGTTATTGTACCGGACTTCCTGAATTTGAGGAATCACGAATTTTTATGACATTTACTGGTTCTCCGTCTGATGCCAGTACCTTAGCTCATGAATTAGGTCATGCTTTTCATAGTCATGTAATGAGGGATTTACCTACATTAAACCGCAGATATGCGATGAATGTTGCCGAAACGGCGAGTACCTTTGCAGAGACCATTATCGGTAATGCAACCGTAGCCAAAGCAAAAACGAAAGAAGAAAAAATCACGCTATTAAATGCCAAAATGGGCAATGCAGTTGCTATGTTTTTAAATATACATGCCCGTTTCCTCTTTGAAGATAAGTTATATGAAGAACGTTCAAAAGGGATTGTGTCGGAGCAAAGATTGAACGAGTTAATGGTTAATGCCCAGAAAGAAGCGTATTGTGATAGCTTGTCCAGTTACCATCCTCATTTCTGGTGCAGCAAATTACACTTCTTTATCGATGACGTACCATTTTACAATTTCCCATATACATTTGGCTTTTTATTCAGCTTAGGAATCTATGCTGAATCCCTTAAAAATCCAGAAGGATTCGAAAGGAAATATATTGCTTTACTGCGTGACACGGGTTCGATGAAGGTAGAAGATTTAGCCATGAAACATTTAGGAGTGGACCTCACGAAACCGGGTTTTTGGGAGGCTGGGATAAAATTAATGGAAAGCGATGCAGTGGAATTTATCCAATTAACGAATGAACGATTAAGTTAA
- a CDS encoding nuclear transport factor 2 family protein yields MIEMDSEQKYTSSYTLKDQAISFLELVAAGEVRKAYQNHVGPNFRHHNPFFPGDADSLMLAMEENAAKNPDKILVVQHAIEEGEVVAVHSHVKQNPGDFGVAVVHIFLFKDDRIVELWDIGQSIPENSPNQNGMF; encoded by the coding sequence ATGATTGAGATGGATTCGGAACAGAAATATACATCATCTTATACTCTTAAAGATCAAGCAATATCGTTTCTAGAACTTGTAGCAGCGGGGGAAGTTCGAAAAGCCTATCAGAATCATGTAGGTCCTAACTTTCGTCACCACAATCCATTTTTTCCTGGCGATGCAGATTCGCTCATGCTAGCGATGGAAGAGAATGCAGCTAAGAACCCTGACAAGATTCTTGTTGTCCAGCATGCTATTGAAGAGGGAGAGGTTGTTGCTGTTCACTCCCATGTGAAACAGAATCCCGGGGATTTTGGAGTGGCTGTGGTCCATATTTTCCTCTTCAAGGATGACCGAATTGTAGAATTGTGGGATATAGGTCAATCCATACCTGAAAATTCTCCTAACCAGAATGGTATGTTTTAG
- a CDS encoding DUF4362 domain-containing protein → MKILKQSLMMIVIYSLLIGCQNEKNEPVSRGNGNENAENTVAENGEVINKHGSIEGLERMDQFFEDFTKKINSKLRVVHYTIEGDPIIKDLTYDGKTITVKHDTTADQFGSGSITTYSCKKLYKEVNPTNVSYVASECQGNELGVDEILFVGYDMKQQDLFEIQLKYGKDLENEINTIDKKLTKVLSKDETRGISDFDLSSSIKQEIYKRLVLANYLDEQSLENRCKEKDKMKYNLKVRINGASREYNWDACNDSEEGKKMMDIAQFIIKSSENSKGTNSEEIQGYVLDIKENEILVAQDMTAFFYQLIKDTPISELIEGYNVRLIYLRGLSSGEYKKGDKISALINGEMNEESKPATAIVKEINKININ, encoded by the coding sequence ATGAAAATCCTAAAACAAAGTTTAATGATGATTGTGATTTACTCTTTACTTATAGGTTGTCAAAACGAAAAAAATGAGCCCGTTTCTAGGGGAAATGGAAATGAAAATGCGGAAAATACAGTTGCCGAAAATGGTGAAGTCATAAATAAACACGGAAGCATTGAAGGACTTGAAAGGATGGATCAATTTTTTGAGGATTTTACCAAAAAGATAAACTCAAAGTTAAGAGTGGTTCACTATACAATTGAAGGCGACCCGATCATTAAGGATTTAACTTACGACGGAAAAACAATAACGGTTAAACATGATACAACCGCGGATCAGTTTGGTAGCGGAAGCATCACAACCTATTCTTGCAAAAAATTGTATAAAGAGGTTAATCCGACAAATGTCTCTTATGTCGCCTCTGAATGTCAGGGGAATGAGTTAGGTGTGGATGAAATCTTATTTGTTGGATATGACATGAAACAGCAAGATTTGTTTGAAATCCAGTTAAAGTATGGAAAAGACTTAGAAAATGAAATCAATACAATAGATAAAAAATTAACAAAGGTTTTAAGCAAAGACGAAACAAGAGGTATAAGTGATTTTGATTTATCTTCTTCTATTAAACAGGAAATATATAAAAGACTAGTATTAGCTAATTATTTAGATGAGCAGTCATTAGAGAATCGCTGCAAAGAAAAAGATAAGATGAAATACAATTTAAAAGTTAGAATAAATGGAGCGAGTCGAGAATATAACTGGGATGCATGTAATGACAGCGAAGAAGGGAAGAAGATGATGGACATAGCCCAGTTTATCATCAAGTCTTCAGAGAATAGTAAGGGTACGAATTCAGAAGAAATTCAGGGGTATGTTCTGGATATAAAGGAAAATGAAATATTAGTGGCCCAGGATATGACGGCTTTCTTTTATCAGCTAATAAAAGATACACCAATAAGTGAATTAATCGAGGGTTATAATGTAAGACTTATATATTTAAGAGGATTGTCCTCAGGGGAATATAAAAAAGGTGATAAAATTTCCGCCTTAATCAATGGTGAAATGAATGAGGAGTCAAAACCAGCAACAGCCATTGTAAAAGAAATAAATAAAATAAATATAAATTAA
- a CDS encoding YkvA family protein: protein MLKNLFKKKTALDELSSSNIDEVDEIEIEEELVIELKDEAEKLNAEDINQHEEHFSEEKFWTKVQKFSKRAGTSVVYAVLLLYYTLQKPDVPLKVKATIVGALGYFILPLDIIPDLAVGVGYADDLSVVIFALVQVALYVDDEIKMQAKNKLKDLFGENVDTTEIDNKLGR from the coding sequence ATGTTAAAAAATCTATTTAAGAAGAAAACAGCTCTAGACGAATTATCCTCATCTAATATTGATGAAGTCGATGAAATTGAAATTGAAGAAGAACTAGTTATTGAATTAAAAGATGAAGCAGAAAAACTGAATGCTGAAGATATAAACCAACACGAAGAGCATTTCTCAGAGGAAAAATTTTGGACTAAGGTTCAAAAGTTTTCTAAAAGAGCTGGAACTTCTGTAGTCTACGCCGTTCTATTACTTTATTACACACTTCAAAAGCCAGATGTACCATTAAAAGTTAAAGCAACCATTGTTGGGGCTTTAGGTTACTTTATTTTACCTCTAGATATTATACCCGACTTAGCAGTTGGTGTAGGGTATGCTGATGACTTAAGTGTTGTAATATTCGCTTTAGTTCAAGTAGCTCTATATGTGGATGATGAAATTAAAATGCAAGCCAAAAATAAACTAAAAGATTTATTTGGCGAGAATGTAGATACAACCGAGATTGATAATAAACTAGGTAGATAA
- a CDS encoding VanZ family protein: MNKNIKHSLLYSQIVFIILLPVWIELTKYLHPIVVGVVWFCVYFLVLFGVFWAKNEKIRLSKNIFHGLTIFYSIGLLILLFFRPNGQSHRTINLIPFDTIFFYLTGNVDYLIALYNLGANIGLFIPFGLYYRYTKKTPGMKQLLLISMCTISTIEWLQYFTKRGSLDIDDLILNVLGVCIGYLFYPFFQKVLVVKEP; encoded by the coding sequence ATGAATAAAAACATAAAACATAGTTTACTATATTCTCAAATTGTATTTATCATTCTTTTACCGGTATGGATTGAATTAACAAAATACCTACATCCGATTGTCGTAGGAGTTGTTTGGTTTTGTGTTTATTTTCTCGTTTTATTTGGTGTATTTTGGGCGAAAAATGAAAAAATTAGATTGTCGAAAAATATCTTCCATGGTTTAACAATTTTTTATTCCATAGGATTGCTTATTTTGCTATTTTTCAGACCCAATGGCCAAAGTCACAGAACCATTAATCTTATTCCTTTCGATACCATCTTTTTTTATCTGACTGGAAATGTTGATTATTTAATTGCACTTTATAATTTAGGTGCAAATATTGGTTTATTCATACCATTTGGGTTGTATTATCGATATACAAAGAAGACGCCTGGTATGAAACAATTGCTTTTAATCTCCATGTGTACCATCAGCACGATTGAATGGTTACAATACTTTACAAAAAGAGGAAGTTTAGATATTGATGATCTAATCCTAAACGTCTTAGGTGTGTGTATTGGGTATTTGTTCTATCCGTTTTTTCAAAAGGTCTTGGTTGTTAAGGAACCCTAG
- a CDS encoding class I SAM-dependent methyltransferase, protein MKKSESSLTSLISAFGRAYHSKYDIPKIFNDFIANDLITENEFSDISKNMIQGIPFFNKEISQRFKDDPDEILKWITQVQLSPTPLARAAYCEKVLLNEVMLGVKQYVILGAGLDTFCFRHPELSDRLEIFEVDHPATQAFKKTRLKDTNYQIPDHLHFVSMDFTEEFSIQNLVEEGFMPNKKTFFSFLGVSYYLTKEENAILINKLFSKVPEGSSIVFDYADEKLFEEKGISNRVQNMVQMAAASGEPMKSCFTYHELEKMLENAGLLIYEHLSPLTINNQFFQNRTDYLSAFETIHYIHAVKK, encoded by the coding sequence ATGAAGAAAAGTGAATCGAGTTTAACTTCCTTAATATCAGCCTTTGGTAGAGCATACCACAGTAAATATGACATACCCAAAATTTTTAATGATTTTATTGCAAATGATTTAATTACCGAAAATGAGTTTTCTGATATCAGTAAGAACATGATTCAAGGTATACCGTTTTTTAACAAAGAGATTTCTCAAAGGTTTAAAGACGATCCAGATGAAATTTTAAAATGGATTACACAGGTCCAACTTTCACCTACTCCCCTAGCACGGGCTGCCTATTGCGAAAAAGTATTACTTAATGAAGTTATGCTAGGCGTGAAACAGTACGTCATTCTTGGAGCCGGATTAGATACATTTTGTTTCCGCCATCCAGAATTATCCGACAGGTTAGAAATATTTGAAGTGGATCATCCTGCAACACAAGCATTTAAAAAGACTAGATTGAAAGATACAAACTATCAAATTCCCGACCATCTTCATTTTGTTTCAATGGATTTCACTGAAGAATTTTCTATCCAAAATCTCGTTGAGGAAGGTTTTATGCCTAACAAAAAAACTTTCTTTAGTTTTTTAGGTGTTTCTTATTATTTAACAAAAGAAGAAAATGCTATCTTGATTAATAAATTATTTTCCAAAGTTCCAGAAGGAAGTTCTATTGTTTTTGATTATGCAGACGAAAAACTATTTGAAGAGAAAGGCATATCTAATCGGGTTCAAAATATGGTTCAAATGGCCGCTGCTAGCGGTGAGCCAATGAAGTCTTGTTTTACTTATCATGAACTTGAGAAAATGTTGGAAAATGCAGGTTTACTCATTTACGAACATTTGTCACCACTTACCATTAACAATCAATTCTTTCAAAATAGAACAGATTACTTATCTGCATTCGAAACGATTCATTATATTCACGCTGTTAAAAAATAA
- the arr gene encoding NAD(+)--rifampin ADP-ribosyltransferase, with protein MNDKKDVLDNGPFLHGTKAELKIGDLLEPQYLSNYQEKKSNYIYFTATLNAAKWGAELARSTAKERIYIVEPMGDFENDPNLTDKRFPGNPTRSYRSKSPLKIVAELSSWERHSDEEINHMLASLKKLSEEGKNVIYD; from the coding sequence ATGAATGACAAAAAAGATGTCTTAGATAATGGTCCTTTTCTTCATGGTACTAAAGCTGAACTTAAAATTGGGGATTTATTAGAACCACAATACTTATCAAATTACCAAGAAAAAAAATCTAACTATATATATTTTACTGCAACATTGAATGCTGCTAAATGGGGTGCAGAATTAGCAAGATCTACAGCAAAAGAAAGAATTTATATTGTAGAGCCAATGGGTGATTTTGAAAATGATCCGAACTTAACTGACAAAAGATTTCCTGGAAACCCAACACGTTCTTATAGGTCTAAATCTCCTTTGAAAATAGTAGCCGAATTAAGTTCATGGGAAAGACATTCCGACGAAGAAATAAATCATATGCTTGCATCTTTAAAAAAGTTAAGTGAAGAAGGAAAAAATGTAATATACGATTAA
- a CDS encoding YecA family protein: MSFLEKIKPHLTSKDFLIQETVLHAIHDYPFLPEEWTVQLLKEAFLNEEKQPSILIYISNQPLSEEAVTVISENIPQMDKTNIHLALSLFDGIDPELALKHRETLAAYINKDMWPIYELTVNGTEDEVYTEYGKSLESLERADSYQHEIYIKAKRLAACIVQNGWITEDEIDIILQEELKEEWFSFNGTLTVYMIGLLKIDKYIPVLASLLDRDDDILLEEVSAALIGFQTDEVVKAVEPYLMKEDSIIFASSIVENTKSELAVQVLRDAYHEAGELEDQDLLFEALCHQLSEAAIPEISGHMNKEYFSSMIEIEQTVYGYYSILGLPHPDLELWRQAAMETEMHFRNESQQKGYFYTPPIKSEPKIGRNDPCPCGSGKKYKKCCGK; this comes from the coding sequence ATGTCATTTTTAGAGAAAATCAAACCACATCTTACTAGCAAGGACTTTTTAATTCAAGAAACAGTGCTCCATGCCATCCACGATTATCCGTTCCTACCGGAGGAATGGACAGTTCAGCTTTTGAAAGAAGCTTTTCTAAACGAAGAAAAGCAACCGTCCATTCTTATTTACATTAGTAACCAACCGCTTAGTGAAGAGGCCGTTACTGTAATCAGTGAAAATATCCCACAGATGGATAAGACTAATATACATTTAGCGCTAAGTTTATTTGATGGAATTGACCCTGAACTGGCTCTTAAACATAGGGAGACGTTGGCAGCTTATATTAATAAGGATATGTGGCCAATATATGAGCTTACCGTAAACGGTACAGAAGACGAAGTATACACAGAATATGGAAAGTCATTAGAATCTCTAGAACGAGCAGATTCTTACCAGCACGAAATATACATAAAAGCCAAAAGATTGGCAGCCTGTATTGTTCAAAATGGCTGGATTACAGAGGACGAAATCGATATTATTCTTCAAGAGGAGCTCAAAGAAGAATGGTTTTCATTTAATGGTACCTTGACGGTTTATATGATTGGTTTATTAAAAATAGACAAGTATATCCCAGTACTTGCGAGCTTATTAGATCGGGATGATGATATCCTTTTGGAAGAAGTCTCTGCAGCTTTGATTGGATTTCAAACAGATGAAGTGGTGAAAGCAGTTGAACCATATTTAATGAAAGAGGATTCCATTATTTTTGCTTCATCTATTGTGGAAAATACTAAATCGGAACTTGCTGTTCAAGTTTTACGGGATGCCTATCATGAAGCTGGAGAACTAGAAGATCAAGATTTGCTTTTTGAAGCGTTGTGTCATCAACTCTCAGAAGCGGCGATCCCTGAAATTAGCGGCCATATGAATAAAGAGTATTTCTCGAGCATGATAGAAATCGAGCAAACGGTATATGGTTACTATTCTATATTAGGTTTGCCCCACCCTGACTTGGAGCTTTGGCGACAAGCAGCAATGGAAACAGAAATGCATTTTAGAAATGAAAGCCAACAAAAAGGCTATTTCTATACTCCTCCAATTAAGAGCGAACCAAAAATTGGCCGGAATGATCCCTGTCCATGCGGCAGTGGGAAAAAATACAAAAAGTGTTGTGGGAAATAG
- a CDS encoding AAA domain-containing protein: MMSRDLDERVFVKNIENVQGDERDIILFSIGYAPNEEGRIFNRFGMLNQKGGENRLNVAITRAKEEIIVITSIEPDELNVASTSQLGPKLLKSYLKYVKAVAHTQREQISAVIQEINENVNTQVQTKELHFDSPFEEQVYRGLRNLDYEVTTQVGMSGYRIDLAIVHPEETSRYILGIECDGAMYHSSANAKERDVYRQKFLENRGWVIERIWSRNWWRNPSAELERIDQKVKEN, from the coding sequence ATGATGTCAAGGGATCTCGATGAACGAGTGTTTGTAAAGAATATCGAGAATGTCCAAGGGGACGAAAGAGATATTATCCTTTTCTCGATTGGATATGCACCAAATGAAGAAGGTCGGATTTTTAACCGCTTTGGAATGCTCAATCAAAAAGGCGGCGAAAATCGCTTGAATGTCGCGATCACAAGAGCGAAAGAGGAAATCATCGTCATCACAAGCATCGAGCCCGATGAACTGAACGTTGCGAGCACCTCGCAATTAGGACCAAAATTATTAAAATCATACTTAAAATACGTCAAGGCAGTCGCCCATACTCAGAGGGAGCAAATCAGTGCTGTGATTCAAGAAATCAATGAAAATGTCAATACCCAAGTTCAGACAAAAGAATTGCATTTTGACTCCCCGTTTGAAGAGCAGGTCTACAGAGGATTAAGGAATCTTGATTACGAGGTCACGACACAAGTGGGCATGTCCGGCTACCGAATTGATTTAGCCATCGTTCATCCAGAGGAAACCTCAAGGTATATCCTAGGCATCGAGTGTGACGGCGCCATGTACCATAGCTCCGCAAATGCCAAAGAAAGAGACGTCTATCGCCAGAAGTTCCTCGAAAACAGAGGATGGGTGATTGAACGAATTTGGAGTCGAAACTGGTGGAGGAACCCTTCTGCTGAACTTGAAAGAATCGACCAGAAGGTAAAAGAGAATTAG